One window of Desulfarculus baarsii DSM 2075 genomic DNA carries:
- a CDS encoding TIGR04219 family outer membrane beta-barrel protein, whose amino-acid sequence MKMKKTLQALAALALLACLTAGSAWAGPAGFDFSGAVGAWFVTPGGKAETLDLDSDLGLETKANLDLWLRLEHPVPLLPDVKVEYAPLKLDGGRASSEVDLKLLDVTAYWHVPFLRAATSDVLDATFGVGARSYDAELKFSHQGQTRGVDADKILPMLYAGARIQPVRYFALVGELRGYSWNDDKTSDAMVKVEIFPFGDYLFMGAGYRYMTLQNADGPRHDDELNMDIKQGGFFMEVGFDI is encoded by the coding sequence ATGAAGATGAAAAAGACGCTTCAGGCCTTGGCCGCGCTGGCCTTGCTGGCCTGTCTGACCGCCGGCTCGGCCTGGGCCGGCCCGGCCGGTTTCGATTTTTCGGGCGCGGTGGGCGCCTGGTTCGTCACGCCCGGCGGCAAGGCCGAAACTCTCGACCTCGACTCCGACCTGGGCCTGGAGACCAAGGCCAACCTGGATTTGTGGCTACGCCTGGAACACCCGGTGCCGCTGCTGCCCGACGTGAAGGTGGAGTATGCCCCGCTCAAGCTCGACGGCGGGCGCGCCTCCAGCGAGGTGGACCTGAAGCTTCTGGACGTGACGGCCTATTGGCATGTGCCGTTTTTGCGCGCGGCCACTTCCGACGTGCTTGACGCCACCTTTGGCGTGGGCGCCCGCTCCTACGACGCCGAGTTGAAGTTCTCCCACCAGGGCCAGACCCGCGGCGTCGACGCCGACAAGATCTTGCCCATGCTCTACGCCGGCGCGCGCATCCAGCCGGTGCGCTATTTCGCCCTGGTCGGCGAACTGCGCGGCTATTCCTGGAATGACGACAAGACCAGCGACGCCATGGTCAAGGTCGAGATCTTCCCCTTTGGCGACTACCTGTTCATGGGCGCTGGCTATCGCTACATGACCCTGCAAAATGCCGACGGCCCGCGCCACGACGACGAACTGAACATGGACATCAAGCAGGGCGGCTTTTTCATGGAAGTGGGCTTCGACATCTGA
- the glpK gene encoding glycerol kinase GlpK, with product MKRRYVGAIDQGTTSTRFFIYDHDCNVVAQAQREHKQYFPQPGWVEHDAAEILHNAYEVTQRALTKAGLTSGDLAAIGVTNQRETIVAWDGQTAAPLGRAIVWQDARTAEICRALEKKHGPELFWRVCGLPVSTYFSAAKIKWLLENSPAVARTARDGRLMLGTMDAWLIWRLTGGRHGGVHATDATNASRTLLMDIQNVAWDEEMLGVFGVERQWLPEIRPSCGVYGHTDPNGPLEAAVPIAGNLGDQQAALFGQCCFDAGQAKNTYGTGCFLLLNTGSRLARSQGGLLSTVAFQEADGAVSYALEGSVAVAGSLVQWLRDNLGLIRSAHEIEPLARTVADNGGLYLVPAFSGLFAPHWDAKARGLMIGLTHYINKGHIARAALEAVAMQTWEVVRAMTDDAGAALSQMRVDGGMVENELLMQFQSDILDLPVIKPQNTETTVLGAAFAAGLAVGYWSDKQSLRAKAAVEKTWRPTMGQAQRQRRVAAWLRAVERAKGWLVEED from the coding sequence ATGAAGCGCAGATACGTCGGCGCCATCGATCAAGGCACCACCAGCACCAGGTTTTTCATCTACGATCACGATTGCAACGTCGTCGCCCAGGCCCAGCGCGAACACAAGCAATACTTTCCCCAGCCGGGGTGGGTCGAGCACGACGCCGCCGAGATCCTGCACAACGCCTACGAAGTGACCCAGCGGGCCCTGACCAAGGCCGGCCTGACCAGCGGCGACCTGGCGGCCATCGGCGTGACCAACCAACGCGAGACCATCGTCGCCTGGGATGGGCAAACCGCCGCGCCTCTGGGCCGGGCCATCGTCTGGCAAGACGCCCGCACGGCCGAAATCTGCCGGGCGTTGGAAAAAAAACACGGCCCCGAGCTTTTCTGGCGTGTCTGCGGCCTGCCCGTCTCCACCTATTTTTCGGCGGCTAAAATCAAATGGTTGCTGGAAAATTCGCCGGCCGTGGCCCGGACCGCCCGTGACGGCCGCCTGATGCTGGGCACCATGGACGCCTGGCTGATCTGGCGGCTGACCGGCGGCCGCCACGGCGGCGTTCACGCCACCGACGCCACCAACGCCAGCCGCACACTGCTGATGGACATCCAGAACGTGGCCTGGGACGAAGAGATGCTGGGCGTCTTTGGCGTGGAGCGCCAGTGGCTACCGGAAATTCGCCCATCCTGCGGCGTCTACGGCCACACCGACCCCAACGGCCCGCTGGAGGCGGCCGTGCCCATCGCCGGCAACCTGGGCGATCAGCAGGCGGCCCTGTTCGGCCAATGCTGCTTCGACGCCGGCCAGGCCAAGAACACCTACGGCACGGGCTGCTTTTTGCTGTTGAACACCGGCAGCCGCCTGGCGCGCTCCCAAGGCGGGCTGCTGAGCACCGTGGCCTTTCAGGAGGCCGACGGCGCGGTCAGTTACGCCCTGGAAGGCTCGGTGGCGGTGGCCGGTTCCTTGGTGCAGTGGCTGCGCGACAATCTGGGGCTGATCAGGTCGGCCCACGAGATCGAGCCCCTGGCCCGCACGGTGGCCGACAACGGCGGGCTTTATCTGGTGCCGGCCTTTTCCGGTCTTTTCGCCCCCCACTGGGACGCCAAGGCCCGTGGCCTGATGATCGGCCTGACCCACTATATCAACAAGGGCCACATCGCCAGGGCCGCCCTGGAGGCGGTGGCCATGCAGACCTGGGAGGTGGTGCGGGCCATGACCGACGACGCCGGGGCGGCCCTTTCGCAGATGCGCGTCGATGGCGGCATGGTCGAAAACGAGCTGTTGATGCAGTTCCAGAGCGATATCCTGGATCTGCCGGTGATCAAGCCGCAAAACACCGAAACCACCGTGCTGGGCGCGGCCTTTGCCGCCGGCTTGGCCGTGGGCTATTGGAGCGACAAGCAGAGCCTGCGCGCCAAGGCGGCCGTGGAAAAAACCTGGCGGCCGACCATGGGCCAAGCCCAGCGTCAGCGCCGCGTGGCGGCCTGGCTGCGCGCCGTGGAGCGGGCCAAGGGTTGGCTGGTCGAGGAGGATTGA
- a CDS encoding methyl-accepting chemotaxis protein, with translation MRFRGIKGKLLLAAVVLIAAPLVIVGWFAFQKAGDDMWEMALDGARASSKHLAELIALSLESNLVSVNEMASQQALSRAAGIVAEDGVDVPRAEVHGFSNEFTTIVKERRRDLEQLVAVNAQGQIFADSREGQIKGQVLDNAAFLERVAKGPAVSQVFADKKDGRPRILIGAPIFDWKKNYLGAVVFTMAVERLARHLADVHPGQTGYAFLLDSTGRLITHPDKGLVLKLNIADEAGMAAMAEEILAGRAGVTEYRFHGENKVAAFAPIKAAGWSVAVTQDVAELMATSRSIRNGVLIIGLCAMAMAALLGLPLIHRIVEPVRRAADRLGQAAGELKNTSLQVANSSQALAGNSCQQAASLEQTSAAAQQLAALINSTAQHTSAADELMNTVSQASDTAKRQVAELLQAMRQIADDSRKITGVVTSIESLAFQTNMLSLNAAVEAARAGEKGNGFAVVADEVRGLARRSSEEAKKTQALIDGVLAGINEGLRRVEQTRGSFAVVERTVGQTSALLNQISAAAAEQAQGMGHIDQAVRHIDQAVSANSAAAQESSAHCVHLEEQSLALDQIAADLARIVLGQRGNGDGPGQPDRPAEPMPPAQIATPPRLSLPRE, from the coding sequence ATGCGTTTCAGAGGGATCAAAGGCAAGTTGCTGCTGGCGGCGGTGGTGTTGATCGCCGCGCCGCTGGTGATCGTCGGCTGGTTCGCCTTTCAGAAGGCCGGCGACGACATGTGGGAGATGGCCCTGGATGGCGCCAGGGCGTCCAGCAAACACTTGGCGGAGCTGATCGCCCTGTCGCTGGAGTCCAACCTGGTCTCGGTCAACGAGATGGCCAGCCAACAGGCCCTGTCGCGGGCGGCGGGCATCGTGGCCGAGGACGGCGTGGACGTGCCGCGCGCCGAAGTGCATGGATTTTCCAACGAATTCACCACCATCGTCAAGGAGCGCCGCCGCGACCTGGAGCAACTGGTGGCCGTCAACGCCCAGGGCCAGATCTTCGCCGACAGCCGCGAAGGCCAGATCAAGGGCCAGGTTCTGGATAACGCCGCCTTTTTGGAGCGCGTGGCCAAGGGCCCGGCCGTCAGCCAGGTCTTTGCCGACAAAAAAGACGGCCGGCCGCGCATCCTCATCGGCGCGCCAATTTTCGACTGGAAAAAGAACTACCTGGGCGCGGTGGTCTTCACCATGGCCGTCGAGCGCCTGGCCCGCCACCTGGCCGATGTACACCCGGGCCAGACCGGCTACGCCTTTTTGCTCGACTCCACCGGCCGCTTGATCACCCACCCCGACAAAGGCCTGGTGCTCAAACTAAACATCGCCGACGAAGCCGGCATGGCCGCCATGGCCGAAGAGATCCTCGCCGGCCGCGCGGGCGTGACGGAGTATCGTTTCCACGGCGAAAACAAGGTGGCCGCCTTCGCGCCGATCAAGGCCGCCGGCTGGAGCGTGGCCGTCACCCAGGACGTGGCCGAGTTGATGGCCACATCGCGCTCGATCCGCAACGGCGTCTTGATCATCGGCCTGTGCGCCATGGCCATGGCCGCCTTGCTGGGCCTGCCCCTGATTCACCGCATCGTCGAACCCGTGCGCCGCGCGGCCGACCGCCTGGGCCAGGCCGCCGGCGAGTTGAAAAACACCTCCCTGCAGGTGGCCAACTCATCCCAGGCCCTGGCCGGCAACTCGTGCCAACAGGCGGCCAGCCTGGAGCAGACCTCGGCGGCGGCTCAACAACTGGCCGCCCTGATCAACAGCACCGCCCAGCACACCTCCGCCGCCGACGAGTTGATGAACACCGTCAGCCAGGCCTCGGACACGGCCAAGCGACAGGTGGCCGAGCTTTTGCAAGCCATGCGCCAGATCGCCGATGACAGCCGTAAGATCACCGGCGTCGTCACCAGCATCGAGAGCCTGGCCTTCCAGACCAACATGCTATCGTTGAACGCCGCCGTGGAGGCCGCCCGGGCCGGCGAGAAGGGCAACGGCTTCGCCGTGGTGGCCGACGAGGTGCGCGGCCTGGCCCGGCGCTCGTCCGAGGAGGCGAAAAAGACCCAGGCCCTCATCGACGGCGTGCTGGCCGGCATCAACGAAGGCCTCAGGCGCGTCGAGCAGACCAGGGGCAGCTTCGCCGTGGTCGAGCGGACCGTCGGCCAGACCAGCGCCCTGCTCAACCAGATCAGCGCCGCCGCCGCCGAACAGGCCCAAGGCATGGGCCATATCGACCAAGCCGTGCGCCACATCGACCAGGCCGTGTCGGCCAACAGCGCCGCCGCCCAGGAAAGCAGCGCCCACTGCGTCCACCTGGAGGAACAATCCCTGGCCCTGGACCAGATCGCCGCCGACCTGGCTCGCATCGTGCTGGGCCAACGCGGCAATGGCGACGGCCCTGGTCAGCCCGATCGCCCTGCCGAACCCATGCCGCCGGCCCAGATCGCAACGCCGCCCAGGTTGTCGCTGCCCCGCGAATGA
- a CDS encoding ATP-binding protein: MLKKMKLAPRLGLAFGVMLALLVGLGLFALSQMDALSRLNADLYEHPFAVKGAALAVDASIVKINNHINVMSDSGDANAISAELAKAADLQRQVKEHFRIIHERFLGHPSLRLRAEERFTRLMAVAREVAALAGAGDLEAAQAKAKGEGVAATMEAVAAMGRVRAFAEGKAAEFFAASERASAQAMVAVWLAMAVALLTGLALTMLFARSIVLPAKEIAAAAEAVAGGDLSRRIGYHGDDEIGQMAESLRRMLAGVIGEGQSIKNGFTVPFWTADKNLALTFMNQAAAAIASDITGLGPERIVGRLTVSEALADEAGMVAVLAADCLASGQKQQAEVSFNHAGARTILHLTTSRLLDQNGLVIGVMGVGVDITARRQAEVALRQREALLNDVGALARIGGWEVDTVSGQGKWTAATYDICEYDPGQPSPPVDEFVESYLPEYRAGIASKIKNLMELDQPLLFEAQFVTAKGNLKWARVQGRAEREGGRCTRIFGAFQDITEQKRAGEERKLLEAQLRQSQKMEAIGTLAGGVAHDFNNILSAIIGYVELALLDSAGDEALRGNLEQVLKSSWRARDLVAQLLAYSRKQLLSMSTFGLDEVVGRNEAMLRRIVGEDIDLEVNLSPFTGVVRADVSQLEQVLLNLVANARDAMPTGGKITLETDNVHLDENYAARHAEATVGPHVMLAVSDNGPGMDSQTQERIFDPFFTTKGAGKGTGLGLAMVYGIVKQHGGSIYVYSEPGQGSTFKIYLPRVTAPSGDLAEPALLAQPVGGHETILLVEDDDVVRDFSGRMLERLGYVVLAAADGDDALRLAAATERVDLLLTDVIMPRMSGKELARRLSAQRPEIKVLYISGYTDNVIAHHGVLDAGVAFLQKPAALHALAAKVRQVLDA; encoded by the coding sequence TTGCTGAAAAAAATGAAACTCGCTCCGCGGCTGGGCTTGGCCTTCGGCGTGATGTTGGCCCTGCTGGTGGGCCTTGGCCTGTTCGCCCTGAGCCAGATGGACGCCCTGTCCAGGCTCAACGCCGACCTCTATGAACACCCCTTCGCCGTCAAGGGCGCGGCCCTGGCCGTAGACGCCAGCATCGTCAAAATAAACAATCATATCAATGTGATGTCCGACAGTGGCGACGCCAACGCGATCTCCGCCGAGTTGGCCAAGGCGGCTGACCTGCAACGCCAGGTCAAAGAGCATTTTCGCATAATCCACGAAAGATTCCTGGGCCATCCGTCGTTGCGCCTGCGGGCGGAGGAGCGCTTTACCCGCTTGATGGCCGTGGCCAGGGAAGTGGCCGCCTTGGCCGGAGCCGGCGACCTGGAGGCCGCCCAGGCCAAGGCCAAGGGCGAAGGCGTGGCCGCCACGATGGAGGCCGTGGCGGCGATGGGCCGAGTGCGCGCCTTTGCCGAGGGCAAGGCCGCCGAGTTTTTCGCGGCCAGCGAGCGGGCCAGCGCCCAGGCCATGGTGGCGGTTTGGCTGGCCATGGCCGTGGCCTTGCTGACGGGCCTGGCTCTGACGATGCTTTTCGCGCGCTCGATCGTCCTGCCGGCCAAGGAGATCGCCGCGGCCGCCGAGGCCGTGGCCGGCGGCGATCTTTCACGGCGCATCGGCTACCACGGCGACGACGAGATCGGCCAGATGGCCGAAAGCCTGCGGCGCATGCTGGCCGGGGTCATCGGTGAGGGCCAGTCGATCAAAAACGGCTTCACCGTGCCGTTCTGGACGGCCGACAAAAACCTGGCGCTGACGTTCATGAACCAGGCCGCCGCGGCCATCGCCTCCGACATCACCGGCCTGGGGCCCGAACGCATCGTCGGCCGCCTGACCGTCAGCGAGGCCCTGGCTGACGAAGCGGGCATGGTGGCCGTCCTGGCCGCCGACTGCCTGGCCAGCGGGCAAAAACAGCAGGCCGAGGTGTCCTTCAACCACGCTGGCGCGCGGACCATCCTCCACCTGACCACCTCGCGGCTGTTGGACCAAAACGGCTTGGTCATCGGCGTGATGGGCGTGGGCGTCGACATAACCGCCCGCCGTCAGGCCGAGGTGGCCCTGCGCCAGCGCGAGGCCCTGCTCAACGACGTGGGCGCCTTGGCCAGGATCGGCGGCTGGGAGGTCGACACGGTCAGCGGCCAGGGCAAGTGGACCGCGGCTACCTACGATATCTGTGAATACGATCCGGGCCAACCGTCGCCGCCCGTCGACGAGTTCGTCGAGTCCTATCTGCCGGAATATCGCGCTGGCATCGCCAGCAAGATAAAAAACCTGATGGAGCTTGACCAGCCGCTGCTTTTCGAGGCCCAGTTCGTCACGGCCAAGGGCAACCTGAAATGGGCGCGCGTCCAGGGGCGGGCCGAGCGGGAGGGCGGGCGCTGCACGCGGATTTTCGGGGCTTTTCAAGACATCACCGAGCAAAAGCGGGCCGGCGAGGAGCGCAAGCTCTTGGAGGCCCAACTGCGCCAATCGCAAAAGATGGAGGCCATCGGCACCTTGGCCGGCGGCGTGGCCCATGATTTCAACAATATCCTTTCGGCCATCATCGGCTACGTGGAGCTCGCGCTGCTGGATTCGGCCGGAGATGAAGCGCTACGGGGCAATCTGGAGCAGGTGCTCAAAAGCAGTTGGCGCGCCCGCGACCTGGTGGCCCAACTGCTGGCCTACAGCCGCAAGCAGTTGCTCAGCATGTCCACCTTCGGCCTGGATGAAGTGGTCGGCCGCAACGAGGCCATGTTGCGGCGCATCGTCGGCGAGGACATCGACCTGGAGGTGAACCTCAGCCCCTTCACGGGCGTGGTGCGCGCCGACGTCAGCCAACTGGAGCAAGTGCTTCTGAACCTGGTGGCCAACGCCCGCGACGCCATGCCCACCGGCGGAAAGATCACCCTGGAGACCGACAACGTCCATCTGGACGAAAACTACGCCGCCCGTCACGCCGAGGCCACGGTGGGGCCCCACGTGATGCTGGCCGTCAGCGACAACGGGCCGGGCATGGACAGCCAGACCCAAGAGCGCATCTTCGACCCGTTTTTCACCACCAAGGGCGCGGGCAAGGGCACCGGCCTGGGCCTGGCCATGGTCTATGGCATCGTCAAACAGCACGGCGGCAGCATCTATGTCTATAGCGAACCGGGCCAGGGCAGCACGTTCAAGATATATCTGCCCCGGGTCACCGCCCCTTCCGGCGATTTGGCCGAACCCGCGCTCCTGGCCCAGCCCGTGGGCGGCCACGAGACCATCTTGCTGGTCGAGGACGACGACGTGGTCCGCGATTTCTCCGGCCGCATGCTCGAGCGCCTGGGCTACGTCGTCCTGGCCGCCGCCGACGGCGATGACGCCTTGCGACTGGCCGCCGCCACCGAGCGGGTGGACCTGCTGCTCACCGACGTGATCATGCCCAGGATGAGCGGCAAGGAACTGGCCCGGCGCCTGAGCGCCCAGCGCCCGGAGATTAAGGTGCTCTACATCTCGGGCTACACCGACAATGTCATCGCCCACCACGGCGTGCTCGACGCCGGCGTGGCTTTCCTGCAAAAACCGGCCGCCCTCCACGCCCTGGCCGCCAAGGTGCGTCAGGTGCTCGACGCCTGA
- a CDS encoding sensor domain-containing protein: protein MTPLWLGAVLTVLLLLIIGGNIVSAYVSTNEFAETEVKILEISGEIAGLQDMLSCSAQLAVSTGNRSWLKSYARDRERLSAAMIEALRLGTPAFAQALSDVRAAEEQLRGLEDRAIALASAGRRQEAAELLASAAFSQASQEYVAGLRLAQKVLLREGDQKLAYIRQTNQVGAILASAAMVALLALWAYAIPFVRRHFNFMESSRRALELAGQELEQKVRARTAQLEQSNDMLLNEIEHRNEAERALRESRQNYLSIFNSVNDAIFVHDSESGVILEVNQRCETLFGYARAQLLALSVADISAGDAHSNQQAAWEKIQSAIEGGAQVFEWLAKHQSGRLFWVEISLQKTVYQGKTQLLAVVRDIDQQKRDQQTLQTQRHLLELFVEHAPASIVMLDSDLRFVMGSKAWVDSFGLRGQDLTGRQLYEILPNLPERWKAVYKRCLDGAVEHMEEDILDRPDGQVDWCRWECRPWYSAEEKIAGLMLYLELITDKKKAQDQLDLAFKFFDNAIEGVMVTNAEGVIETVNRGFTIITGYNPDEAIGKTPRLLRSDHHGPEFYKAMWQSIRQHGEWSGEIWNRRKNGEAFLEWQTIMAQRDAEGNVLRYVSIFHDITDVRLSEEKIEYQANYDALTDLPNRTLFIDRLNLAIDQARAAKQMVAVISLDLDNFKNVNDTLGLPLGDQLIKLVGHRLAAMDGPSVNVGRQGGDEYLIMAEGLTHPRQGVKVVHDISALFAEPFHLAGKELFLTSSMGLSFYPNDGADAATLLKNADTALHQAKLRGKNTYHLFEPRLNAMVSDRLNLENRLRKALERQEFLIYYQPKVDLRDGRMKGMEALIRWQSPDEGLVPPDMFIPLAEETGLIVPIGQWVLDAACQQAKLWRDKYDPELRVAVNLSPRQFQEVDMMSLVSYALSNSGLTPDGLELEITESLVLPNLNEASSILKRLADWGLTITMDDFGTGYSSLSHLKNLPLDYLKIDKSFIMDIKSEGEDATLPGTIISMAHSMGIGVIAEGVETQAQLAILRRLNCDYIQGYFYSRPLPERQFEELLANPRRL from the coding sequence ATGACGCCCCTCTGGCTTGGAGCGGTTCTGACCGTTCTGCTGCTGCTGATTATCGGCGGCAACATTGTTTCGGCCTACGTCAGCACCAACGAATTCGCCGAAACCGAAGTGAAGATTCTGGAGATTTCCGGCGAGATAGCCGGCCTGCAAGACATGCTCTCGTGCAGCGCCCAGCTTGCCGTGTCCACCGGAAATCGATCATGGCTGAAATCCTACGCCCGCGACCGCGAGAGGTTGAGCGCGGCCATGATCGAGGCCTTGCGCCTGGGCACGCCAGCCTTTGCCCAGGCCCTTTCCGACGTGCGCGCGGCCGAGGAGCAACTGCGCGGCCTGGAGGACAGGGCCATCGCTTTGGCCAGCGCGGGCCGCCGCCAGGAAGCGGCCGAGTTGCTGGCAAGCGCCGCCTTCTCCCAGGCCAGCCAGGAGTATGTCGCCGGCCTGCGCCTGGCTCAAAAGGTGCTGCTGCGCGAAGGCGACCAGAAGTTGGCCTACATCCGCCAGACCAACCAGGTCGGGGCCATCCTGGCCTCGGCGGCCATGGTCGCGCTGTTGGCGCTTTGGGCCTACGCCATCCCCTTCGTGCGGCGACATTTCAACTTCATGGAAAGTTCGCGCCGCGCCCTGGAGTTGGCCGGCCAGGAATTGGAGCAGAAAGTCCGGGCGCGCACGGCCCAGTTGGAGCAATCCAACGACATGCTGCTCAACGAGATCGAACACCGCAACGAGGCCGAGCGGGCCCTGCGCGAATCACGGCAGAATTATCTGTCCATCTTCAATTCGGTCAACGACGCCATCTTTGTTCACGATAGCGAGAGCGGCGTGATCCTGGAGGTCAACCAGCGTTGCGAGACGCTTTTCGGTTATGCCAGGGCCCAATTGCTGGCGCTTTCCGTGGCCGACATCAGCGCCGGCGACGCCCACTCCAACCAACAAGCGGCCTGGGAAAAGATCCAGTCGGCCATCGAGGGCGGCGCCCAGGTTTTCGAATGGCTGGCCAAACATCAGTCCGGCCGATTGTTCTGGGTCGAAATCAGCCTGCAAAAGACCGTCTACCAGGGCAAAACCCAGTTGCTGGCGGTGGTGCGCGACATCGATCAGCAGAAGCGCGACCAACAAACCCTGCAAACCCAGCGCCACCTGCTGGAGCTATTCGTCGAGCACGCGCCGGCCTCCATTGTCATGCTCGACAGCGACCTGCGTTTCGTCATGGGCAGCAAGGCCTGGGTCGACAGCTTCGGCCTGCGCGGCCAGGATCTGACCGGCCGCCAGCTTTACGAAATCCTGCCCAATCTGCCCGAACGCTGGAAAGCCGTCTACAAACGCTGCCTGGACGGGGCCGTGGAGCACATGGAGGAAGACATCCTCGACCGCCCCGACGGTCAAGTCGACTGGTGCCGTTGGGAGTGCCGGCCGTGGTATTCGGCCGAGGAAAAAATCGCCGGCCTGATGCTCTACCTGGAGCTGATCACCGACAAGAAAAAGGCCCAGGATCAATTGGACCTGGCCTTCAAGTTCTTTGACAACGCCATCGAGGGCGTGATGGTCACCAACGCCGAAGGCGTCATCGAGACCGTCAACCGCGGTTTCACCATCATCACCGGCTACAACCCCGACGAGGCCATCGGCAAGACGCCGCGCCTGCTGCGCTCCGACCACCACGGGCCCGAATTCTACAAAGCCATGTGGCAGTCCATCCGCCAGCACGGCGAATGGTCCGGTGAGATCTGGAACCGCCGCAAAAACGGCGAGGCCTTCCTCGAGTGGCAGACGATCATGGCCCAGCGCGACGCCGAAGGCAACGTCCTGCGCTACGTGTCGATCTTCCACGACATCACCGACGTGCGCCTCAGCGAGGAAAAAATAGAATATCAGGCCAACTACGACGCCTTGACCGACCTGCCCAACCGCACCCTGTTCATCGACCGACTCAATCTGGCCATCGATCAGGCCAGGGCCGCCAAGCAGATGGTCGCCGTCATATCGCTGGACCTGGACAATTTCAAAAACGTAAACGACACCCTGGGCCTGCCCCTGGGCGACCAGTTGATCAAGCTGGTCGGCCACCGTTTGGCGGCCATGGACGGCCCGAGCGTCAACGTGGGCCGCCAGGGCGGCGACGAATACCTGATCATGGCCGAGGGCCTGACCCACCCGCGCCAGGGCGTCAAGGTCGTCCACGACATCAGCGCGCTGTTCGCCGAGCCGTTCCACCTGGCCGGCAAGGAACTGTTCCTCACCAGCAGCATGGGTCTTTCGTTCTATCCCAACGACGGCGCCGACGCCGCCACCCTGCTAAAAAACGCCGACACCGCCTTGCACCAGGCCAAGCTGCGCGGCAAAAACACCTATCATCTTTTCGAGCCCAGGCTCAACGCCATGGTCTCCGACCGCCTCAACCTGGAAAACCGCCTACGCAAGGCTCTGGAACGACAGGAGTTTTTGATTTACTACCAGCCCAAGGTCGACTTGCGCGACGGCCGCATGAAAGGCATGGAGGCCCTGATTCGCTGGCAAAGCCCCGACGAAGGGCTCGTGCCGCCCGACATGTTCATCCCCTTGGCCGAGGAGACCGGCCTGATCGTGCCCATCGGTCAGTGGGTGCTCGACGCCGCCTGCCAACAAGCCAAGTTGTGGCGCGACAAATACGACCCCGAGTTGCGCGTGGCGGTGAACCTCTCGCCGCGCCAGTTCCAAGAGGTCGACATGATGAGCCTGGTCAGCTACGCCCTGTCCAACTCGGGCCTGACGCCAGACGGCCTGGAGTTGGAGATCACCGAAAGCCTGGTGCTACCAAACCTCAACGAGGCCTCGAGCATCCTGAAAAGGCTCGCCGATTGGGGCCTGACCATCACCATGGACGATTTCGGCACCGGCTATTCGTCGCTGTCGCACCTGAAAAATCTGCCGCTGGATTACCTCAAGATCGACAAGTCCTTCATCATGGACATCAAATCCGAGGGCGAAGACGCCACCCTGCCCGGCACCATCATCTCCATGGCCCACTCCATGGGCATCGGCGTCATCGCCGAAGGGGTCGAGACCCAGGCCCAGTTGGCCATCTTGCGCCGTCTGAACTGCGATTACATCCAGGGCTATTTCTACAGCCGACCCCTGCCGGAGCGGCAGTTCGAGGAGCTTTTGGCCAATCCGCGCCGGCTCTGA